Proteins encoded by one window of Drosophila melanogaster chromosome X:
- the CG6428 gene encoding uncharacterized protein, with protein MDIPVLKTNGHERLASLDKSMPPASPTLPSPTIRRNKSDGKLMAQDVKEARVKVIYTGGTIGMVRNERNVLAPIPNALVRSIRKYPNIHDEEYALRRFGASASMAPLVLPIVQGVDRRVIYQISEYTPLLDSSNMTMNDWARIASDIQQSYEFFDGFVVLHGTDTLSYTASALSFMLENLGKTVIITGSQIPIFETRTDGKDNFTSALIIAGNYIIPEVCIFFGHKLMRGNRTVKVSSNALDAFDSPNVPPLARIGIDVNVDYRLIFRPCTIERFCVHLNLDENVGLLRIFPSISHSTFRAFLAPPIRGVVLQSFGSGNIPSNRKDLIDELRAAGERGVIIINCTQCPNGTVAEIYDTGKVLCDVGVIPGFDMTPEAALAKLAYVIGKEEWSLDMKKQMMQSSLRGELTSLKAPKMEDYDLVDAVARSLHLSSPQELDQLGETLFPAMINAAVAEGDPKKINNLKAYGADLSGTNHDQRTALHLACQLGNVEIVKYLLQNGVSVHVRDRYDRTPLLEAVATDSHEIIQLLINCGAHLTGSSRAVGEQLCAAAARGSMIRLKSYQYAGADLAQSDPSGRTALHVAALHGFPEVVQYVLPYFENPNEKDMLGLTAMDYAERGGHAAVMEVLKS; from the exons ATGGATATTCCCGTCCTGAAGACCAATGGTCACGAGAGGCTGGCCTCGCTGGACAAAAGCATGCCGCCGGCATCGCCCACTCTGCCGAGTCCCACGATCCGCAGGAATAAAAGTGATGGAAAACTCATGGCCCAGGATGTCAAAGAGGCCCGGGTGAAGGTCATCTACACTGGCGGCACCATCGGCATGGTGCGCAACGAGCGGAATG TGTTAGCTCCCATTCCCAATGCCCTGGTGCGCAGCATCCGCAAATATCCAAACATCCACGATGAGGAGTACGCGCTGCGCCGCTTTGGAGCATCTGCATCGATGGCTCCACTGGTGCTGCCCATTGTGCAGGGCGTAGATCGCCGGGTTATCTACCAGATCTCGGAATATACACCGCTGCTGGACAGCAGCAATATGACGATGAACGATTGGGCGCGAATCGCCAGCGATATTcag CAATCGTACGAGTTCTTCGATGGCTTTGTGGTGCTCCATGGCACCGACACGCTTTCCTACACCGCATCTGCATTGTCTTTCATGTTGGAAAATTTGGGCAAGACGGTGATCATCACGGGCTCCCAAATACCCATCTTTGAGACGCGAACCGATGGCAAGGACAATTTTACGTCAGCCTTGATCATAGCCGGTAACTACATCATTCCGGAGGTTTGCATCTTCTTTGGCCATAAGTTGATGCGCGGCAATCGGACGGTGAAGGTCAGTTCGAATGCCTTAGACGCGTTCGACTCACCGAATGTTCCACCACTGGCCAGGATCGGCATTGATGTGAACGTCGACTACCGCCTGATATTCCGGCCATGCACTATTGAAAGGTTTTGCGTACACTTGAATCTCGACGAGAACGTCGGCTTGCTGCGAATCTTTCCGAGCATTTCGCACTCCACATTCCGGGCTTTCCTGGCGCCACCGATTCGCGGCGTTGTCCTGCAATCCTTCGGATCTGGAAACATACCATCGAACCGAAAAGATCTCATCGATGAACTGCGTGCGGCTGGTGAACGAGGCGTTATCATCATCAATTGTACACAGTGTCCCAATGGCACAGTGGCGGAGATCTACGATACGGGCAAGGTGCTCTGCGATGTCGGTGTAATTCCCGGTTTCGATATGACGCCCGAGGCGGCGCTGGCCAAGCTGGCCTATGTCATCGGCAAGGAGGAGTGGTCACTCGATATGAAGAAGCAG ATGATGCAGTCAAGCCTGAGGGGCGAACTGACCTCCTTAAAGGCTCCCAAAATGGAGGACTACGACTTGGTGGACGCAGTGGCACGGTCTCTGCACTTGTCCTCGCCCCAAGAACTGGATCAGCTGGGCGAAACGCTCTTTCCGGCCATGATCAACGCCGCTGTGGCCGAAGGTGATCCCAAGAAGATCAACAACTTGAAAGCCTATGGCGCCGACTTGTCGGGCACAAATCATGACCAGCGAACGGCCCTACACTTGGCTTGTCAGCTGGGAAACGTGGAGATCGTTAAGTACCTACTGCAGAACGGGGTGTCCGTGCACGTGCGTGATCGGTATGACCGCACTCCACTTCTGGAGGCTGTCGCCACCGATAGCCACGAGATCATCCAGTTGCTCATCAACTGTGGTGCTCATTTGACGGGCTCTTCGCGAGCGGTGGGCGAGCAATTGTGCGCGGCCGCTGCTAGGGGATCGATGATCAGATTGAAGTCCTATCAATACGCCGGTGCCGATCTTGCCCAGTCGGATCCTTCGGGCAGGACGGCCTTGCACGTGGCAGCACTGCACGGATTTCCGGAGGTGGTGCAATACGTCCTGCCCTATTTCGAGAATCCGAACGAGAAGGACATGCTCGGCCTGACCGCCATGGATTATGCGGAGCGCGGCGGACACGCAGCGGTTATGGAGGTCCTAAAATCATAG
- the CG6414 gene encoding uncharacterized protein, isoform B — protein MSKDAGLWSIRVILLCICIQWSDGRNSQCLHVRLSHGGWLIGRHLTTHNGRHMRAFMGVPYAEPPLDDLRFRPPVPKAPWEGERLAIKDAPICLQRDPFRRDMILEGSEDCLYLNVYTPERPRTNGSLPVMVWFHGGGWQCGSGISSFYGPDFLLDHDIVLVSANFRLGPLGFLSTETLDCPGNNGLKDQLEVLHWVRANIASFGGDPNSVTVFGESAGGASVTYHMLSEKSRGLLHRGIAQSGTYFNPWAQPAHKGVAAGRATKLAQIVGCGNAGEWPEKLECLRKKPAEDIVASLYDMFVWDFDPMIPFPPVVEPEHDGAFLTVAPRQAAKPHGLQLPLMVGATAEEGLLKTAALLNLPQLLAEFKSQFEQVLPVVLNYDHHDDSVRQTITQRIESFYFKSGHDYDKANHQNLTDLISDGWFVAGIDEYLRLRMSQEDVAPTYVYLFDHKGAASFTEIFKGGRNEFYGACHAEELQYLFPIGRELFVSAVPTQKDLELRELMLHLWVSFAKTGNPNPTNVSFHLPNWSPASSYPVEFARLGTKMEDSASIFRLENELMQHRVDFWRDLQPHLPASHAHNEL, from the exons ATGTCAAAAGACGCTGGCCTTTGGTCGATTCGGGTGATTTTGTTGTGCATTTGCATCCAATGGAGCGATGGACGCAATTCGCAGTGCTTGCACGTTCGTTTATCCCACGGCGGTTGGCTAATTGGACGCCATTTGACAACACACAATGGCCGGCATATGCGAGCGTTTATGGGTGTGCCATATGCAGAGCCACCTCTCGACGATCTTCGCTTTCGTCCGCCCGTGCCGAAGGCCCCTTGGGAGGGTGAACGATTGGCGATCAAGGATGCACCCATCTGCCTGCAGCGTGATCCCTTCCGGCGCGACATGATACTGGAGGGTTCTGAGGATTGCCTTTATCTTAACGTTTACACGCCGGAGAGGCCGAGAACCAATGGATCTTTGCCTGTGATGGTGTGGTTCCATGGCGGCGGCTGGCAGTGTGGCTCCGGTATTAGTAGCTTTTACGGTCCTGATTTCCTGCTCGACCACGACATCGTCTTGGTTTCGGCCAACTTTCGATTGGGACCATTGGGATTCCTTAGCACAGAAACGCTCGATTGTCCCGGCAACAATGGCTTGAAGGATCAACTGGAGGTTCTGCACTGGGTTCGTGCGAACATTGCATCATTTGGTGGTGATCCGAACAGTGTTACGGTCTTTGGCGAGAGCGCCGGAGGTGCCAGTGTCACCTATCACATGCTGTCGGAGAAGTCGCGCGGCCTACTGCATCGAGGTATCGCCCAGTCTGGCACCTATTTCAATCCCTGGGCACAGCCTGCACATAAGGGAGTGGCCGCTGGAAGGGCAACCAAATTGGCCCAAATAGTGGGCTGCGGCAACGCCGGTGAATGGCCGGAAAAACTGGAGTGCCTGAGGAAGAAGCCAGCGGAGGATATAGTGGCCTCCCTGTACGACATGTTC GTCTGGGACTTTGATCCGATGATACCATTTCCGCCCGTGGTCGAACCGGAGCACGATGGCGCCTTCCTCACAGTGGCACCTCGCCAGGCGGCCAAGCCACATGGACTGCAACTTCCACTCATGGTGGGCGCCACCGCCGAGGAAGGTCTCCTGAAGACCGCCGCCCTGCTCAATCTTCCCCAGCTGTTGGCCGAGTTTAAGTCTCAGTTTGAGCAGGTCCTGCCCGTCGTGCTCAACTACGATCATCATGACGATTCCGTGCGGCAAACGATTACGCAGCGCATCGAAAGCTTCTACTTCAAGTCGGGCCACGATTACGACAAGGCCAACCACCAGAACCTGACCGAC CTGATCTCGGATGGATGGTTTGTGGCCGGAATCGATGAGTACTTGCGCCTCCGCATGTCCCAAGAGGACGTGGCCCCCACCTATGTATACCTATTCGATCACAAGGGAGCTGCCAGTTTTACGGAGATTTTCAAGGGCGGCCGAAACGAGTTCTATGGAGCGTGCCATGCCGAGGAGCTCCAGTACTTGTTCCCCATTGGCCGGGAGTTATTTGTGAGTGCGGTGCCGACGCAAAAGGATCTGGAACTCCGCGAATTAATGCTCCATCTGTGGGTTAGCTTTGCGAAGACCGG CAATCCAAATCCCACGAATGTTAGCTTTCATCTGCCGAACTGGAGTCCCGCCTCTAGTTATCCAGTGGAATTCGCTCGACTGGGCACCAAAATGGAGGACTCCGCATCCATTTTTCGACTTGAAAACGAGCTTATGCAGCACCGGGTCGACTTTTGGCGGGACCTGCAGCCCCATTTGCCCGCCAGTCACGCCCACAACGAGCTGTAG